Proteins from a genomic interval of Stenotrophomonas maltophilia R551-3:
- a CDS encoding M23 family metallopeptidase: MHNSEQGRARKQRFQERLHVLHDNALHRKLRQHLPAAFNERWTRRHWMHASLFATIGALVATIVPGFSHTIDAPFADSHTSLALPLPPLTMARQQQVPGDSWQVLRVQRGQTLSDLFDKAGIPATTLHRVLDHPGAREALTKLRPGAEIAFDMPLSGDLRSIRFDRDADNRVELSLSGDDIKEKVTKRETSTRTVVTSGEITSSLYAAARRAGLSPSAIATMTDDIFKYDIDFSKDLQPGDRFSVVMDETWREGEKVDTSKILAATFTTGGKTYSGFRFDRNGKAEYYDINGRSLKKSFIRMPIPFARLSSTFGARKHPVLGKMRMHKGVDYAARTGTPIMAAGDARVQFAGVQRGYGNVVILDHGRGHTTLYGHMSRFASIRTGQRVAQGTVIGYVGSTGLATGPHLHYEFRVNGEHRNPLTVTMPPPEPLKGAELVAFRAQTAPAMARIQGMEKLIYADASPAPTSRDEAAPEVASAKDKPGNGRKRG, from the coding sequence ATGCACAATTCCGAACAAGGGCGCGCACGCAAGCAGCGCTTCCAGGAACGCCTCCACGTCCTGCACGACAACGCCCTGCATCGGAAGCTCAGGCAACATCTTCCCGCCGCCTTCAATGAGCGCTGGACCCGCCGCCATTGGATGCATGCCAGCCTGTTCGCGACCATCGGCGCCCTGGTGGCGACGATCGTCCCCGGCTTCTCGCACACCATCGACGCGCCCTTCGCCGACAGCCACACCAGCCTGGCGCTGCCGTTGCCGCCGCTGACCATGGCCCGCCAGCAGCAGGTACCCGGTGACAGCTGGCAGGTGCTGCGCGTGCAGCGCGGCCAGACCCTGAGCGACCTGTTCGACAAGGCCGGCATCCCGGCTACCACCCTGCACCGGGTACTGGACCACCCGGGTGCGCGCGAGGCGCTGACCAAGCTGCGGCCGGGTGCCGAGATCGCGTTCGACATGCCGCTGTCCGGTGACCTGCGCAGCATCCGCTTCGACCGCGATGCCGACAACCGGGTGGAACTGAGCCTGTCCGGCGACGACATCAAGGAAAAGGTGACCAAACGCGAGACCTCCACGCGCACCGTGGTCACCAGCGGCGAGATCACCAGCTCGCTGTACGCCGCGGCCCGCCGCGCCGGGCTGTCTCCGTCGGCGATCGCGACGATGACCGACGACATCTTCAAGTACGACATCGACTTCTCGAAGGACCTGCAGCCGGGCGACCGCTTCAGCGTGGTGATGGATGAAACCTGGCGCGAAGGCGAGAAGGTGGACACCAGCAAGATCCTGGCGGCGACCTTCACCACCGGCGGCAAGACCTATTCCGGCTTCCGCTTCGACCGCAACGGCAAGGCCGAGTACTACGACATCAACGGCCGTTCGCTGAAGAAGAGCTTCATCCGCATGCCGATCCCGTTCGCGCGGCTGAGCTCCACCTTCGGTGCGCGCAAGCACCCGGTGCTGGGCAAGATGCGCATGCACAAGGGCGTGGACTACGCCGCGCGCACCGGTACTCCGATCATGGCCGCCGGCGATGCCCGTGTGCAGTTCGCCGGCGTGCAGCGTGGTTACGGCAACGTGGTGATCCTCGACCACGGCCGCGGCCACACCACCCTGTACGGCCACATGTCGCGCTTTGCGAGCATCCGCACCGGCCAGCGCGTGGCGCAGGGCACGGTGATCGGCTATGTCGGCTCGACCGGCCTGGCGACCGGCCCGCACCTGCACTACGAATTCCGCGTCAACGGCGAGCATCGCAACCCGCTGACCGTGACCATGCCGCCGCCGGAGCCGCTGAAGGGTGCCGAGCTGGTCGCCTTCCGTGCGCAGACCGCGCCGGCGATGGCCCGCATCCAGGGCATGGAGAAGCTGATCTACGCCGACGCCAGCCCGGCGCCGACCAGCCGCGACGAGGCCGCGCCTGAAGTGGCCAGTGCCAAGGACAAGCCGGGCAACGGCCGCAAGCGCGGCTGA
- a CDS encoding potassium-transporting ATPase subunit F, with the protein MSPWLSLLCGVVVLVAAAYLLYVVLRPESF; encoded by the coding sequence ATGTCCCCCTGGCTGTCGTTGTTGTGTGGCGTCGTGGTGCTGGTCGCCGCCGCCTATCTTCTTTATGTCGTGCTGCGGCCCGAGTCGTTCTGA
- a CDS encoding exodeoxyribonuclease III → MRIISFNANGIRSAATKGFLDWFRAQDADVLCIQETKAQEDQLTDPMFRPDGHHCFYRDAITKKGYSGVAIYSKREPDQVITSLGWAPFDDEGRYIEARYGNLSVVSFYIPSGSSGDLRQGFKFEVMEWLRPILEEWARSGRDYVLCGDWNIVRSALDIKNWKSNQKNSGCLPEERDWLNALCADHGQATDVATGRGWADAYRLLNPTGEDYTWWSNRGAARANNVGWRIDYQFITPGLRDRLRSCSIYRDERFSDHAPFIVDYDL, encoded by the coding sequence ATGCGCATCATCAGTTTCAACGCCAATGGCATCCGTTCCGCCGCGACCAAGGGCTTCCTCGACTGGTTCCGTGCCCAGGACGCCGACGTCCTGTGCATCCAGGAGACCAAGGCCCAGGAAGACCAGCTGACCGACCCGATGTTCCGCCCGGACGGCCACCACTGCTTCTACCGCGACGCGATCACCAAGAAGGGCTACAGCGGCGTGGCGATCTACAGCAAGCGCGAGCCGGACCAGGTCATCACCTCGCTGGGCTGGGCCCCGTTCGACGACGAAGGCCGCTACATCGAGGCGCGCTACGGCAATCTCAGCGTGGTCTCCTTCTATATCCCGTCCGGCAGCTCGGGCGACCTGCGCCAGGGCTTCAAGTTCGAAGTGATGGAATGGCTGCGGCCGATCCTCGAAGAGTGGGCGCGCAGCGGCCGCGACTACGTGCTGTGCGGCGACTGGAACATCGTGCGTTCGGCGCTGGACATCAAGAACTGGAAGTCCAACCAGAAGAACTCCGGCTGCCTGCCGGAAGAGCGTGACTGGCTCAACGCGCTGTGCGCCGACCATGGCCAGGCCACCGATGTCGCCACCGGCCGCGGCTGGGCCGACGCCTACCGCCTGCTCAATCCCACCGGCGAGGATTACACCTGGTGGAGCAACCGTGGCGCCGCCCGTGCCAACAATGTCGGTTGGCGCATCGACTACCAGTTCATCACCCCGGGCCTGCGTGACCGCCTGCGCAGCTGCTCGATCTATCGCGATGAGCGCTTCTCCGACCACGCTCCGTTCATCGTGGACTACGACCTGTGA
- the kdpC gene encoding potassium-transporting ATPase subunit KdpC, producing the protein MNRTASTSSSLPREQKAEARVASLQDGASWRPAIGLGLATLLLAGAVYAGIATGFAGLAYPTQAEGSLLRDGNGQVRGSAWLSQPFTGDGYFQARPSAANYDPMAAAGSNLARSNPALAERVAASTAAVAARESVAPAQVPADLVTQSAGGLDPQLSPAAAQLQVARVARARGLPVERVQALVQAHTEGRQWGLFGQPRVNVVTLNFALDHAAKAP; encoded by the coding sequence ATGAACCGTACTGCTTCCACTTCATCTTCCCTTCCGCGCGAACAGAAGGCCGAGGCCCGCGTGGCCAGCCTGCAGGATGGTGCCAGCTGGCGCCCGGCGATCGGCCTGGGCCTGGCCACACTGCTGCTGGCTGGCGCGGTCTACGCCGGTATCGCCACCGGTTTTGCCGGCCTGGCGTACCCGACCCAGGCCGAGGGCAGCCTGCTGCGCGATGGCAACGGCCAGGTACGCGGCTCGGCGTGGCTTTCGCAGCCGTTCACGGGTGACGGCTATTTCCAGGCGCGTCCGTCGGCGGCCAACTATGACCCGATGGCCGCCGCCGGTTCCAACCTGGCCCGCAGCAACCCGGCCCTGGCCGAACGTGTTGCCGCCAGCACTGCCGCGGTCGCCGCACGCGAAAGCGTCGCCCCGGCGCAGGTGCCGGCGGACCTGGTCACCCAGTCTGCCGGTGGCCTGGACCCGCAGCTGTCACCGGCGGCGGCACAGCTGCAGGTGGCGCGCGTGGCGCGTGCCCGTGGCCTGCCGGTGGAGCGCGTGCAGGCCCTGGTGCAGGCGCATACCGAGGGACGCCAGTGGGGTCTGTTCGGGCAGCCACGGGTGAACGTGGTGACGCTGAACTTCGCACTTGACCACGCGGCCAAGGCACCGTGA
- the kdpB gene encoding potassium-transporting ATPase subunit KdpB yields the protein MSTQASSTRSTHAPRPALLDGAGLRRALIEAVLKLSPMHLVRSPVMAVVMAGTIVAAIVTLTGNAPLGFGLAVTAILLVTVLFGNFAEAVAEARGRGQAASLRRARQDLVARRLATPQPGAAETQVPAAELRPGDHVIVSAGELVPADGEIVQGLATINEAAVTGESAPVLREAGTDRSGVIGGTKVLSDQIIVRVTAEPGHSFLDRMIALVEGANRQKTPNEIALTLLLAAMTLTFLVVVATLPAIGASVGVKVDPLLLIALLVCLIPTTIGGLLPAIGIAGMNRALAANVLAKSGKAVEVAGDVDVLLLDKTGTITYGDRQASHFHPLAGIDASQLREAALLSSLADPTPEGKSIVRLAREQGCATAEPDHADYLAFSAQTRMSGVDLEHGRQIRKGAADAIRAHVQALGGSVPAELAGRVEQVARNGATPLVVAEGRHVLGVIELSDVVKHGMREKFAQLRAMGIRTVMITGDNPLTAAAIAAEAGVDDYIAEARPEDKLARIRQEQAGGRLVAMVGDGTNDAPALAQADIGLAMNSGTQAAKEAGNMVDLDSDPAKLLAVVEVGKQQLITRGALTTFSLANDVSKYFAILPALFAAAVPTMAALNVMQLSSPRNAVLAALIFNALVIPALIPLALRGVRFRPATATALLRRNMLVYGLGGVLLPFAAIKAIDLLLVLVFGA from the coding sequence ATGAGTACCCAAGCAAGTTCAACCCGTAGTACCCATGCACCGCGCCCTGCCCTGCTGGATGGCGCCGGCCTGCGCCGTGCGCTGATCGAAGCGGTTCTCAAGCTGTCGCCGATGCATCTGGTGCGCAGCCCGGTGATGGCGGTGGTGATGGCCGGCACGATCGTCGCCGCGATCGTCACCCTGACCGGCAATGCGCCGCTGGGCTTCGGCCTGGCGGTGACCGCGATCCTGCTGGTGACCGTGCTGTTCGGCAACTTCGCCGAAGCCGTGGCCGAAGCGCGTGGCCGTGGCCAGGCCGCGTCGCTGCGGCGTGCCCGCCAGGACCTGGTGGCGCGCCGGCTGGCCACGCCGCAGCCGGGTGCCGCCGAAACCCAGGTGCCGGCCGCCGAACTGCGCCCGGGCGACCACGTGATCGTCAGCGCCGGTGAGCTGGTGCCGGCCGATGGCGAGATCGTGCAGGGCCTGGCCACCATCAACGAAGCCGCGGTGACCGGCGAATCGGCGCCGGTGCTGCGCGAGGCCGGTACCGACCGCTCCGGCGTGATCGGCGGCACCAAGGTGCTGTCCGACCAGATCATCGTGCGGGTGACCGCCGAACCGGGCCACAGCTTCCTGGACCGGATGATCGCGCTGGTGGAAGGCGCCAACCGCCAGAAGACCCCGAACGAGATCGCGCTGACCCTGCTGCTGGCGGCGATGACGCTGACCTTCCTGGTGGTGGTGGCAACGCTGCCGGCCATTGGTGCCTCCGTGGGCGTCAAGGTCGACCCGCTGTTGCTGATCGCGTTGCTGGTGTGCCTGATCCCGACCACCATCGGCGGCCTGCTGCCGGCCATCGGCATCGCTGGCATGAACCGTGCGCTGGCCGCCAACGTGCTGGCCAAGTCGGGCAAGGCGGTGGAAGTGGCCGGCGACGTCGACGTGCTGCTGCTGGACAAGACCGGCACCATCACCTACGGCGACCGCCAGGCCAGCCATTTCCATCCGCTGGCCGGCATCGACGCCAGCCAGCTGCGCGAAGCAGCACTGCTCTCTTCGCTGGCCGACCCGACCCCGGAAGGCAAGTCGATCGTGCGCCTGGCGCGCGAACAGGGCTGCGCCACCGCCGAGCCGGACCATGCCGACTACCTGGCCTTCAGTGCACAGACCCGCATGTCCGGCGTGGACCTGGAACATGGGCGGCAGATCCGCAAGGGCGCCGCCGATGCGATCCGTGCCCACGTGCAGGCGCTGGGCGGCAGCGTGCCGGCTGAACTTGCCGGACGCGTGGAGCAGGTGGCGCGTAACGGTGCCACCCCGCTGGTGGTGGCCGAAGGTCGCCACGTGCTCGGCGTGATCGAGCTGTCGGACGTGGTCAAGCACGGCATGCGCGAGAAGTTCGCGCAGCTGCGGGCGATGGGCATCCGCACGGTGATGATCACCGGCGACAATCCGCTGACCGCCGCCGCCATCGCCGCCGAAGCCGGCGTCGACGACTACATCGCCGAGGCTCGCCCGGAGGACAAGCTGGCACGCATCCGCCAGGAACAGGCCGGTGGCCGCCTGGTGGCGATGGTCGGCGATGGCACCAACGACGCACCGGCGCTCGCCCAGGCCGACATCGGCCTGGCAATGAACTCCGGCACGCAGGCGGCAAAGGAAGCCGGCAACATGGTCGACCTCGATTCGGATCCGGCCAAGCTGCTGGCAGTGGTGGAAGTGGGCAAGCAACAGCTGATCACCCGCGGTGCGCTGACCACCTTCTCGCTGGCCAACGACGTCTCCAAGTACTTCGCGATCCTGCCGGCGCTGTTCGCCGCCGCCGTGCCGACCATGGCCGCATTGAACGTGATGCAGCTGTCGAGCCCGCGCAATGCGGTGCTGGCGGCGTTGATCTTCAACGCCCTGGTGATTCCCGCCCTGATCCCGCTCGCCCTGCGTGGCGTGCGCTTCCGCCCGGCCACTGCAACCGCGCTGCTGCGCCGGAACATGCTGGTGTACGGCCTCGGCGGCGTGCTGCTGCCGTTCGCAGCGATCAAGGCGATCGACCTTCTTCTTGTCCTGGTATTCGGCGCATGA
- the kdpA gene encoding potassium-transporting ATPase subunit KdpA — protein MTEIIVILAASLLLAWPLGLYLARVMRGAPMKVDVLFHWIEKPLYRVFGVDPSRSMSWRGYVLAFVLSNVVVAVLTQAVFMTQAWLPLNPDQIPNMRWDTALHTMISFLTNTNQQHYSGQAQLSYLSQMTGITGLQVVTPMMGLALAVATLRALFARSSQAAAASGAGDDRQVAVGNYYVDVVRLCVRFLLPLCLVWTLLLTSQGVPSTMAGGPQATPIDASAGMAEQKLPLGPVAAMVAAKQLGANGGGWYGPNSSFPLENPTPVSNALEILGILLVPMSVIFMIGAFTGRRRFGVLVFSCMLGMSLLSTGAMVWSEGHSPSAATPLLMEGKEVRFGADGTALWAAVTTQVSNGSVNGMHDSLAPLSGGIAMVNMLVSAIWGGIGCGLQQFIVYLLLGVFLAGLMTGRTPELFGRKLETPQVRLLALLVLLQPITLLVFTAITLAVPGLAGTSNPGFHGISQVFYEYVSAYANNGSGFEGLGDATLWWNLSCSLVLLLGRFPLLIIPLVVAAQLAAKRQSPESAGSLQIETPTFALTLVSVIVILTVLQFMPALVLGPIADHLSLGLH, from the coding sequence ATGACTGAGATTATTGTCATTCTTGCCGCCAGCCTGCTGCTGGCCTGGCCGTTGGGCCTGTATCTGGCGCGCGTGATGCGTGGCGCGCCGATGAAGGTCGACGTGTTGTTCCACTGGATCGAGAAACCGCTGTACAGGGTGTTCGGCGTCGACCCGTCGCGCTCGATGTCCTGGCGCGGCTACGTGCTGGCCTTCGTGCTGAGCAACGTGGTGGTGGCGGTGCTGACCCAGGCGGTGTTCATGACCCAGGCCTGGCTGCCGCTGAATCCGGACCAGATCCCGAACATGCGCTGGGACACCGCGCTGCACACGATGATCTCGTTCCTGACCAACACCAACCAGCAGCACTATTCGGGCCAGGCGCAGCTGTCCTACCTCTCGCAGATGACCGGCATCACCGGCCTGCAGGTGGTGACGCCGATGATGGGCCTGGCGCTGGCGGTGGCCACACTGCGCGCGTTGTTCGCGCGTTCGTCGCAGGCTGCAGCGGCCAGTGGTGCCGGTGATGACCGCCAGGTGGCGGTGGGCAACTACTACGTGGACGTGGTGCGCCTGTGCGTGCGCTTCCTGTTGCCGCTTTGCCTGGTGTGGACGTTGCTGCTGACCAGCCAGGGCGTGCCGTCGACGATGGCCGGCGGCCCGCAGGCCACGCCGATCGACGCCAGTGCCGGCATGGCCGAACAGAAACTGCCGCTGGGCCCGGTGGCGGCGATGGTCGCGGCCAAGCAGCTCGGCGCCAACGGTGGCGGCTGGTACGGCCCGAACAGCAGCTTCCCTCTGGAGAACCCGACGCCGGTTTCGAATGCGTTGGAAATCCTTGGCATCCTGCTGGTGCCGATGTCAGTGATCTTCATGATCGGCGCATTCACCGGCCGACGCCGCTTCGGCGTCCTGGTGTTCAGCTGCATGCTCGGCATGTCGCTGCTGTCCACCGGCGCCATGGTGTGGAGCGAGGGCCACAGCCCCAGCGCCGCCACGCCGCTGCTGATGGAAGGCAAGGAGGTACGCTTCGGCGCCGATGGCACCGCGCTGTGGGCGGCGGTGACCACCCAGGTCTCCAACGGTTCGGTCAACGGCATGCACGATTCGCTGGCACCACTGAGTGGCGGCATCGCGATGGTCAACATGCTGGTCAGCGCGATCTGGGGCGGTATCGGCTGCGGCCTGCAGCAGTTCATCGTGTACCTGCTGCTGGGCGTGTTCCTGGCCGGGTTGATGACCGGGCGTACGCCGGAACTGTTCGGCCGCAAGCTGGAGACGCCACAGGTACGCCTGCTGGCCCTGCTGGTGCTGCTGCAGCCGATCACCCTGCTGGTGTTCACCGCAATCACCCTGGCCGTGCCCGGCCTGGCCGGCACCTCCAACCCCGGTTTCCATGGCATCAGCCAGGTCTTCTACGAGTATGTCTCGGCCTACGCCAACAACGGCTCGGGCTTCGAAGGACTGGGCGACGCCACGCTGTGGTGGAACCTGAGCTGCTCGCTGGTGCTGCTGCTGGGCCGCTTCCCGCTGCTGATCATTCCGCTGGTGGTGGCCGCACAGCTGGCCGCCAAGCGCCAGTCGCCGGAGTCTGCCGGCAGCCTGCAGATCGAAACCCCGACCTTCGCCCTGACCCTGGTCTCGGTGATCGTCATCCTGACCGTGCTGCAGTTCATGCCGGCGCTGGTACTCGGCCCGATCGCCGACCACCTGAGCCTGGGACTGCACTAA
- a CDS encoding AmpG family muropeptide MFS transporter, with protein sequence MTEAAKPRRPWQQVVSNLSQRKVLAMLLLGFSSGLPIYLVGNTLGFWMRKEGIELSTIGFLSWVGLAYTMKFLWAPIVDKTDVPLFGRFGRRRGWMLLSQLVVVVGLVGMALVQPKGGHVHFLGIAWEHIVVFGVMAVIVAFASATQDIVIDAWRIESADNSEQLGLLTSSSALGYRTALLVTDALILIIAARVGWQVSYEIMAVLMALGVVAVIMAREPAREVAAVQAQATSLWTPRGLFDAVAGPFIAFVREHRSGAILILVAISVYRMADFVMGPMANPFYVDLGLDEDTVGAVRGSVGLVATFVGIAAAGLVSVRWGVLAALLVGAVLGPASNLAFAWLAYSGPDTTHFAVAMAVDNFASGFAGTALIAYMSSLTSIGYTATQYALLSSFYAMPGKALKGLSGWSVQTLAQGRTLLEGYALFFIGTALVAIPVVILCGLLILQQRRRQTANPA encoded by the coding sequence GTGACCGAGGCTGCCAAGCCGCGTCGGCCGTGGCAGCAGGTGGTGTCCAACCTGAGCCAGCGCAAGGTGCTGGCGATGCTGCTGCTCGGCTTCAGTTCCGGCCTGCCGATCTACCTGGTGGGCAATACGCTCGGTTTCTGGATGCGCAAGGAAGGCATCGAGCTGAGCACCATCGGGTTCCTCTCGTGGGTTGGCTTGGCCTACACCATGAAGTTCCTGTGGGCGCCCATCGTCGACAAGACAGATGTGCCCCTGTTCGGCCGCTTTGGCCGCCGTCGCGGTTGGATGCTGCTGTCGCAGCTGGTTGTGGTGGTGGGTCTGGTTGGCATGGCGCTGGTCCAGCCCAAGGGCGGCCACGTGCATTTCCTGGGCATCGCCTGGGAGCACATTGTGGTATTCGGGGTGATGGCGGTGATCGTGGCCTTCGCCTCGGCCACTCAGGACATCGTCATCGACGCGTGGCGCATTGAAAGCGCCGACAACAGTGAGCAGCTCGGACTTCTCACCTCATCCTCGGCACTGGGCTACCGCACTGCATTGCTGGTCACCGATGCGCTGATCCTGATCATCGCTGCCCGTGTTGGCTGGCAGGTCTCTTACGAGATCATGGCCGTGCTGATGGCGCTCGGTGTGGTGGCCGTGATCATGGCCCGCGAGCCGGCCCGCGAGGTTGCCGCCGTACAGGCACAGGCCACCTCGCTGTGGACCCCGCGGGGGCTGTTCGATGCCGTGGCGGGCCCCTTCATCGCCTTCGTCCGCGAACACCGCAGTGGCGCGATCCTGATACTGGTGGCGATCAGCGTCTACCGCATGGCCGACTTCGTCATGGGGCCGATGGCCAACCCGTTCTATGTCGATCTTGGCCTGGATGAGGACACCGTCGGTGCGGTGCGCGGCTCGGTTGGCCTGGTTGCAACCTTCGTCGGCATTGCTGCTGCAGGCCTCGTCTCGGTGCGCTGGGGCGTGCTGGCAGCGCTGCTGGTGGGAGCGGTACTGGGGCCGGCCTCCAACCTGGCCTTCGCATGGCTGGCCTACTCGGGGCCGGACACCACCCATTTCGCCGTAGCCATGGCGGTTGACAACTTCGCCAGCGGTTTCGCCGGTACGGCGCTGATCGCCTATATGTCCAGCCTGACCAGCATCGGATACACCGCGACCCAGTACGCCTTGCTCAGCTCGTTCTATGCGATGCCCGGCAAGGCATTGAAAGGGCTCTCGGGTTGGTCGGTGCAGACCCTCGCGCAGGGACGGACGCTTCTGGAAGGCTATGCGCTGTTCTTCATCGGCACGGCGCTGGTAGCGATCCCGGTGGTGATCCTGTGCGGACTGCTGATCCTGCAGCAGCGCCGACGCCAAACTGCCAACCCCGCCTGA
- the pyrE gene encoding orotate phosphoribosyltransferase codes for MSDHRHRFLQLALTADALRFGQFTLKSGRLSPYFFNAGRFDSGSLLSQLGACYSDAIDATGIKYDVVFGPAYKGIPLATAMACELAQRGRELPLSFNRKEAKAHGEGGQLIGADMNGKRVLIVDDVITAGTAIREALGIIRDAGGIPAGIVVALDRQEIASDTDHRSAAQAVAEEAGIPVIAVATLADLLDFASGNPELVGYRQPLEAYRAQYGVRSIR; via the coding sequence ATGAGCGACCACCGTCACCGTTTCCTGCAGCTGGCCCTGACCGCCGATGCCCTCCGCTTCGGCCAGTTCACCCTCAAGTCCGGCCGGCTGAGCCCCTATTTCTTCAACGCCGGTCGCTTCGACTCCGGCTCCCTGCTGTCGCAGCTGGGCGCGTGCTATTCCGACGCCATCGACGCCACTGGGATCAAGTACGACGTGGTGTTCGGCCCGGCCTACAAGGGCATTCCGCTGGCCACCGCGATGGCCTGCGAGCTGGCCCAGCGTGGCCGCGAACTGCCGCTGTCGTTCAACCGCAAGGAAGCCAAGGCCCATGGCGAAGGCGGCCAGCTGATCGGCGCCGACATGAATGGCAAGCGCGTGCTGATCGTCGATGACGTGATCACCGCTGGCACTGCGATCCGCGAAGCGCTGGGCATCATCCGCGACGCCGGTGGCATCCCGGCCGGCATCGTGGTCGCGCTGGACCGCCAGGAGATCGCCTCGGACACCGACCATCGCTCCGCCGCACAGGCGGTGGCCGAAGAGGCCGGCATTCCGGTGATCGCCGTGGCGACGCTGGCCGACCTGCTTGATTTCGCCTCCGGCAACCCGGAACTTGTCGGTTACCGGCAGCCGCTGGAAGCCTACCGGGCCCAGTACGGCGTCCGTTCGATCCGCTGA
- a CDS encoding anhydro-N-acetylmuramic acid kinase, with amino-acid sequence MNTTADSDAPLYLGLMSGTSADGIDAALVQFPASGGCRFVHGLTARWEPVLRARLVALGEGGPLDSLEELGELDARIAIRFAEAANQLLAEAGVDRSQVRAIGSHGQTVRHRPLADPAFTVQLGDGNRIAELTGITTVCDFRRRDVAAGGHGAPLMPAFHLGMLGTADEDRAVLNLGGIANLTLIPREGAVRGFDTGPANALMDAWCQRHTGRTFDADGAYAASGAVDEGLLAGWRSDPWFALPPPKSTGREQFHLAWAEAHMGEGQYAAADIQATLLELTVATVVDALLAQQPRTRRLLVCGGGMRNTQLMRRLAAQLPGVVVESSAVHGLDPEYVEAMGFAWLAQRTMDGLAGNLPSVTGAKGPRILGAIHLA; translated from the coding sequence ATGAACACGACTGCCGACAGCGACGCCCCCCTGTACCTTGGCCTGATGTCGGGCACCAGCGCCGACGGCATCGATGCCGCACTGGTGCAGTTCCCCGCCAGTGGTGGCTGCCGCTTCGTGCATGGGCTGACCGCCCGCTGGGAGCCGGTGCTGCGCGCGCGGCTGGTGGCGCTGGGCGAAGGCGGGCCGCTGGATTCGTTGGAAGAGCTCGGCGAACTGGACGCGCGGATTGCGATCCGTTTTGCCGAGGCGGCCAACCAGCTGCTGGCCGAGGCTGGCGTGGACCGCAGCCAGGTGCGCGCGATCGGCTCGCATGGGCAGACCGTGCGCCACCGGCCACTGGCCGACCCGGCGTTCACCGTGCAGCTGGGCGACGGCAACCGCATCGCCGAGCTGACCGGGATCACCACGGTGTGTGATTTCCGCCGCCGCGACGTGGCAGCCGGAGGCCATGGTGCGCCGCTGATGCCGGCATTCCATCTGGGCATGCTGGGCACTGCCGATGAAGACCGCGCCGTGCTGAACCTGGGCGGCATCGCCAACCTGACCCTGATCCCGCGCGAGGGCGCGGTACGTGGCTTCGATACCGGCCCGGCCAACGCGCTGATGGATGCCTGGTGCCAGCGCCACACCGGCCGCACCTTCGACGCCGATGGCGCGTATGCGGCCAGTGGCGCGGTGGACGAGGGCCTGCTGGCGGGTTGGCGCTCGGATCCGTGGTTCGCGCTGCCGCCGCCGAAGAGCACCGGCCGCGAGCAGTTCCACCTGGCCTGGGCCGAGGCGCACATGGGCGAAGGCCAGTACGCCGCCGCCGACATACAGGCCACGTTGCTGGAGCTGACAGTGGCGACGGTGGTCGATGCGCTGCTGGCGCAGCAGCCGCGGACACGGCGACTGCTGGTATGTGGTGGCGGCATGCGCAATACGCAGCTGATGCGGCGACTGGCGGCGCAGCTGCCGGGGGTGGTGGTCGAATCCAGCGCAGTGCACGGGCTGGACCCGGAATACGTGGAGGCGATGGGCTTCGCGTGGCTGGCACAGCGGACGATGGACGGACTGGCCGGCAACCTGCCGAGCGTGACCGGGGCGAAGGGCCCGCGGATCCTGGGCGCGATCCACCTGGCCTGA